A window of Vescimonas fastidiosa contains these coding sequences:
- a CDS encoding ParA family protein, which yields MAKVVAIVNQKGGVGKTTTCVNLAAALKDKGARVLLCDFDPQANATSGMGVDKTRSNGVYDVLINGVETEKVLVRTPYGDVLPSSKALAGAGVEMIDLEGRQFLLKRALDQVADGYDFIFIDCPPSLELLTLNALCAADTLLVPLQGEYYALEGLSDLMGTVRIVRRGLNPKLEIEGVLLTMFDGRTNLAIQVAQEIKRFFPGKVYSTVIPRNIRLSEAPSHGKPINAYDRTCRGAEAYNAVAEEFLKKNPLEKEEG from the coding sequence ATGGCTAAAGTTGTTGCAATTGTGAATCAAAAGGGCGGCGTGGGCAAGACCACCACCTGCGTGAATCTGGCCGCCGCGCTGAAGGATAAGGGCGCCCGGGTGCTGCTGTGCGACTTTGACCCCCAGGCCAACGCCACCTCCGGCATGGGCGTGGACAAGACCCGCAGCAACGGCGTGTACGATGTGCTTATCAACGGCGTGGAGACGGAGAAGGTGCTGGTGCGCACCCCTTACGGCGATGTGCTGCCCAGCAGCAAAGCCTTGGCCGGAGCCGGGGTGGAGATGATCGACCTGGAGGGGCGGCAGTTTCTGCTCAAGCGCGCCCTGGACCAGGTGGCCGACGGCTACGACTTCATTTTCATCGACTGCCCGCCGTCTTTGGAGCTGCTGACACTGAACGCCCTATGCGCGGCGGACACCCTGCTGGTGCCGCTGCAGGGGGAATACTACGCTCTGGAGGGGCTCAGCGACCTGATGGGCACTGTGCGCATTGTGCGCCGGGGGCTGAATCCGAAGCTGGAAATCGAGGGCGTGCTGCTGACCATGTTCGATGGCCGCACCAATCTGGCCATTCAGGTGGCCCAGGAGATCAAGCGCTTCTTCCCCGGCAAGGTGTACAGCACCGTCATTCCCCGAAATATTCGGCTTTCCGAGGCCCCCAGCCACGGAAAACCCATCAACGCTTACGACCGTACCTGCCGCGGTGCCGAGGCCTATAACGCCGTGGCGGAGGAATTTTTGAAGAAAAATCCCCTTGAAAAGGAGGAGGGCTGA
- a CDS encoding DnaD domain protein — protein sequence MAGYIIQDREQMLTLPARQVDALLDLSDGDAALLYLCLMRVEGAVTPEQLMEKLHLSALRLQAAQTKLEKLGLIRAQALPVPEPPRRPAEFTDRELGDLLRDGEFQMLVEETERALGKKLTTMDLKRLASLHREVGLPADVIFLLVRHCVENQELCYGPGRRPTVAFIEREGHYWAKRGLFDQESAARFLRSVSQRRERTGEYMAALQMGDRRPVEAEEKYIGQWMDWGFSPEMVAIAYEKTVLKKQGMNWKYLNGILRRWNQEGLHTPQALEQEKRPEPKSQQGKTQAIEEYMKW from the coding sequence ATGGCAGGCTATATAATTCAGGATCGGGAGCAGATGCTCACCCTGCCTGCCCGGCAGGTGGACGCCCTGCTGGACCTTTCCGACGGCGACGCGGCGCTGCTGTACCTGTGCCTTATGCGCGTGGAGGGGGCGGTGACGCCGGAGCAGCTGATGGAAAAGCTGCACCTGAGCGCCCTGCGGCTCCAGGCGGCCCAGACCAAGCTGGAGAAGCTGGGCCTCATCCGTGCCCAGGCCCTGCCGGTGCCGGAGCCCCCGCGCCGGCCGGCGGAGTTTACCGACCGGGAGCTGGGGGACCTGCTGCGGGACGGCGAATTTCAAATGCTGGTGGAGGAGACGGAGCGGGCCCTGGGCAAAAAGCTCACCACCATGGACCTGAAGCGTCTGGCCAGCCTCCACCGGGAGGTGGGGCTGCCGGCGGATGTGATCTTCCTGCTGGTGCGCCACTGCGTAGAAAACCAGGAGCTTTGCTACGGCCCGGGCCGCCGGCCCACGGTGGCCTTCATCGAGCGGGAGGGACACTACTGGGCAAAGCGGGGCCTGTTTGACCAGGAATCCGCCGCCCGGTTTCTCCGGTCGGTGTCCCAGCGCCGGGAGCGGACCGGGGAATACATGGCCGCCCTGCAAATGGGGGACCGCCGCCCGGTGGAGGCGGAGGAGAAGTACATCGGCCAGTGGATGGACTGGGGCTTTTCCCCGGAGATGGTGGCCATTGCCTACGAAAAAACAGTGCTGAAAAAGCAGGGCATGAACTGGAAATACTTAAACGGCATCCTGCGCCGCTGGAACCAGGAGGGCCTCCACACCCCGCAGGCCCTGGAGCAGGAAAAGCGGCCGGAACCTAAGTCCCAGCAGGGGAAAACCCAGGCCATTGAGGAATATATGAAGTGGTAA
- a CDS encoding ParB/RepB/Spo0J family partition protein, which translates to MANNAKGLGKGLAALLGDNVMESGQEKSSLYLPISQVESCAAQPRKQFDPDALADLADSIREHGIIQPLTVRKLQSGYYQIIAGERRWRAARMAGLDQVPAIVVEADDRKAMELAMIENLQREDLNPMEEAEGYQQLMTQYNLTQEETAQRVGKSRSAVANALRLLNLCPPVRAMVEDGRLSNGHARTILPLSPALQEKAADAILKSDLSVRQTELLVKKLTAEEKARPAVTTGGLEVNYAEEAAKSLGAHLGRGCKIVSGRKKGRIELEYYGVDDLNNLLDALNALKLK; encoded by the coding sequence ATGGCGAACAATGCAAAAGGCTTGGGCAAGGGCTTGGCCGCCCTGCTGGGCGACAATGTGATGGAGTCCGGCCAGGAGAAGAGCAGCCTGTATCTGCCCATTTCCCAGGTGGAGAGCTGCGCCGCCCAGCCCCGAAAGCAGTTTGACCCCGATGCCCTGGCGGACCTGGCGGACTCTATCCGCGAGCACGGCATCATCCAGCCTCTGACGGTGCGCAAGCTCCAGTCGGGCTATTATCAGATCATCGCCGGTGAGCGGCGCTGGCGGGCCGCCCGGATGGCGGGTCTGGACCAGGTCCCCGCCATTGTGGTGGAGGCCGACGACCGCAAGGCCATGGAGCTGGCCATGATCGAGAACCTCCAGCGGGAGGACCTGAATCCCATGGAGGAGGCCGAGGGCTATCAGCAGCTGATGACCCAGTACAACCTCACCCAGGAGGAGACCGCCCAGCGGGTGGGTAAATCCCGCTCCGCCGTGGCCAACGCCCTGCGTCTGCTGAACCTGTGTCCCCCGGTGCGGGCTATGGTGGAGGATGGCCGTCTCTCTAACGGCCACGCAAGAACCATCCTGCCCCTGTCCCCTGCCCTGCAGGAAAAGGCGGCGGATGCCATCCTCAAGTCCGACCTTTCCGTGCGGCAGACGGAGCTGCTGGTGAAAAAGCTCACCGCCGAAGAAAAAGCCCGGCCCGCCGTGACCACCGGAGGTCTGGAGGTAAACTATGCCGAGGAGGCGGCCAAGTCCCTGGGCGCCCACCTGGGCCGGGGCTGCAAAATCGTCAGCGGCCGCAAAAAAGGCCGCATTGAACTGGAATACTACGGGGTGGACGACCTGAATAATCTCCTGGACGCCCTAAACGCCCTGAAGCTGAAATAA
- the zapA gene encoding cell division protein ZapA — MANRITVNICGEDYTLVAEENTAYMEQVASLVDKKMTEIIAGAKVGRGDAAVLAAVNLADELLKSEQTAENLRRQVKSYLDEAAQAKNEASELKRQLYKAQQQGRK, encoded by the coding sequence ATGGCGAATCGAATCACAGTGAACATCTGCGGCGAGGACTACACCCTGGTGGCCGAGGAAAACACCGCCTATATGGAGCAGGTGGCGAGCCTGGTGGACAAAAAAATGACCGAGATCATCGCAGGGGCCAAGGTGGGCCGGGGCGACGCAGCGGTGCTGGCGGCGGTAAACCTGGCCGACGAGCTGCTGAAAAGCGAGCAGACGGCGGAGAACCTGCGCCGCCAGGTAAAGAGCTATCTGGACGAGGCCGCTCAGGCCAAAAACGAGGCCTCCGAGCTGAAGCGCCAGCTCTACAAGGCCCAGCAGCAGGGCCGGAAGTAA
- a CDS encoding glycoside hydrolase family 13 protein, which produces MSIYFDSKDLQCKNPFGAVLCGTEVSFSLLCSREEDICAGALRLRAEFAGLDRTVPLTPNGGAWRCTVTAPEEPDLLWYDFTLTRGSGETVSLTRSGGPWQLTVYEDTGTPEWFGHGVSYQIFPDRFCRSRLPQPEGLVGERTIHESWEDTPDYLPDEKGEIRNCDFFGGDFRGITEKLDYLQSLSVTTLYLNPIFEAASNHRYNTADYRAVDPMLGTEEDFRELCRQAHKRGMRLLLDGVFNHTGSVSRYFNRDGFYPELGAAQSQASPYYNWYHFTRWPEEYDAWWGIKTLPAVDEGQDSYRAFIIRDRDSVVRRWLRAGADGWRLDVADELPDDFIREIRRAMEEEKPDAVLIGEVWEDGSNKIAYDRRRYLLGRETHGLMNYPFRTAAIDWLLGGDAAAFRERMEELRENYPSPAFYCAMNFLGTHDTARVLTLLAGEPVPESRSQRAAACLSPAGYRRAAARLRLGALLLYAFPGSPTVYYGDEAGMQGYEDPLNRRTYPWGREDAALLAWYRRLGQVRRERPSLQTGSLRYLFAQGGGLVLERRTEKDVTVAALNAGEEALELTLPWAGAVATDAMSGQQFLAVEGRVHLTLPPMGGVLLV; this is translated from the coding sequence ATGTCGATTTATTTTGATTCCAAAGATTTACAGTGTAAAAACCCCTTCGGTGCCGTTTTGTGCGGCACCGAAGTGTCTTTTTCCCTGCTCTGCTCCCGGGAGGAGGACATCTGCGCCGGGGCCCTGCGGCTCCGGGCGGAGTTCGCCGGCCTTGACCGGACGGTGCCCCTGACACCGAACGGCGGCGCTTGGCGCTGCACGGTGACGGCCCCGGAGGAGCCGGACCTGCTGTGGTACGATTTCACCCTGACCCGAGGAAGCGGCGAGACCGTGTCCCTTACCCGAAGCGGCGGCCCCTGGCAGCTGACGGTGTATGAGGACACCGGGACGCCGGAATGGTTCGGCCATGGCGTGAGCTACCAAATTTTCCCAGACCGCTTTTGCCGCAGTCGCCTGCCGCAGCCGGAGGGGCTGGTGGGGGAGCGAACTATTCACGAAAGCTGGGAGGACACCCCGGACTATCTGCCGGACGAGAAGGGGGAAATTCGGAACTGCGACTTTTTCGGCGGCGATTTTCGGGGCATTACGGAGAAGCTGGACTATTTGCAGAGCCTGTCGGTGACGACGCTGTATCTCAACCCGATTTTCGAGGCTGCGTCCAACCATCGGTATAACACCGCCGACTATCGGGCCGTGGACCCCATGCTGGGTACGGAGGAGGATTTTCGGGAGCTGTGCCGCCAGGCCCACAAGCGCGGGATGCGCTTGCTGCTGGACGGGGTGTTCAACCACACCGGCAGCGTGAGCCGATATTTTAACCGGGACGGCTTTTACCCGGAGCTGGGGGCGGCCCAATCCCAGGCTTCTCCTTATTATAATTGGTATCATTTCACCCGCTGGCCGGAGGAGTACGACGCCTGGTGGGGCATCAAGACCCTGCCTGCGGTGGACGAGGGGCAGGACTCGTACCGGGCGTTTATCATCCGGGACCGGGACTCCGTGGTCCGGCGCTGGCTCCGGGCCGGGGCCGACGGCTGGCGGCTGGATGTGGCCGACGAGCTGCCGGACGACTTCATTCGGGAGATTCGCCGGGCCATGGAGGAGGAAAAGCCCGACGCAGTGCTTATCGGCGAGGTGTGGGAGGACGGCAGCAACAAGATCGCCTATGATCGGCGGCGGTATCTCCTGGGCCGGGAGACCCACGGGCTGATGAACTATCCCTTCCGCACGGCGGCCATAGACTGGCTCCTGGGCGGGGACGCGGCGGCGTTTCGTGAGCGGATGGAGGAGCTTCGGGAGAACTACCCCTCCCCTGCCTTCTACTGCGCCATGAATTTTTTGGGCACCCACGACACGGCCCGGGTCCTCACCCTCCTGGCCGGAGAGCCTGTGCCGGAGAGCAGGAGTCAGCGGGCGGCGGCTTGCCTCTCCCCTGCCGGATACCGGCGGGCGGCGGCCCGGCTGCGGCTGGGGGCGCTGCTCCTCTATGCCTTCCCCGGCTCACCCACGGTGTACTACGGGGACGAGGCCGGGATGCAGGGCTACGAGGACCCCCTGAACCGCCGCACCTATCCCTGGGGCCGGGAGGATGCCGCTCTTTTGGCCTGGTATCGGCGGCTGGGGCAGGTGCGCAGGGAGCGGCCCTCCCTGCAAACCGGCTCCCTGCGCTATCTTTTTGCCCAAGGGGGCGGCCTGGTGCTGGAGCGCCGGACCGAAAAGGATGTGACCGTAGCGGCCCTGAACGCCGGGGAGGAGGCCCTGGAGCTGACCCTTCCCTGGGCCGGAGCCGTGGCCACGGATGCCATGTCCGGGCAGCAGTTTTTGGCGGTGGAGGGCCGGGTGCATCTGACCCTGCCTCCTATGGGCGGCGTGCTGCTGGTGTGA
- a CDS encoding penicillin-binding transpeptidase domain-containing protein — MKKNNPYRTRLIVLLSVFAAVLCLFGILLVHYQIVEGDSYRALSAAGTAKREVVETSRGIITDRNGKVLVSNRLTYTLKFSAESFADDAACNAAVWRLLELCTQEGLTWIDPLPLGRDDPYGLTDLEPGEAFTTWMDDYKIAYSGEEQITLSLSGDEMMAKLRKIYTISSDYTDQQARLIAGVRYGAEVSGGYVFAEDVPVRVISQVVDGHFAGVSTGTSSQRVYNTTYAAHILGRVSRIFAEDWNEKYKDNSDYSMDDLVGKGGVEEAFEQYLHGVNGVKLVTTDKNGKVTGELYAKEPQPGNTVALTIDIDLQKVAEDSLAATIQSMTGRDGVARGGAAAVIGVGTGDVLALASYPTYDLNRWDEMYDSWSKDPALPMFNRATDGTYAPGSTFKLCTSVAGLESGVITPSTTIVDRGIYTYYEFPQPKCWIYNATGGTHGAVNVSQAITVSCNYFFYEVGRLTGIRRLDDYASQFGLGRSTGIEIGDSKGVLASPEYAEEIGETWTDGQTITAAIGQSYNLFTPLQLANYVATLVSGGDHYDAHLLKSAKAYDNSSVVYAYNKGPSNHVDMADSTLEAVKSGARGLATGSLSYVFNSCIVPVGCKTGTAETGGELSNGCFVAFAPYDDPQIAVCVVIEQGGGGSNLAPIARDIINAYFSSASADTTISGENTLIQ, encoded by the coding sequence ATGAAAAAAAATAATCCCTACCGCACCCGGCTCATCGTGCTGCTGAGCGTGTTTGCGGCGGTGCTGTGCCTGTTCGGCATTCTGCTGGTGCATTACCAGATCGTTGAGGGAGACAGCTACCGGGCTCTTTCCGCCGCCGGCACCGCCAAGCGGGAGGTGGTGGAGACCAGCCGGGGCATCATCACCGACCGAAACGGCAAGGTGCTGGTGTCCAACCGCCTGACCTACACCCTGAAATTCTCCGCCGAGAGCTTTGCCGATGACGCTGCGTGCAACGCGGCAGTGTGGCGGCTTCTGGAGCTCTGCACCCAGGAGGGCCTCACCTGGATCGACCCCCTGCCCCTGGGCCGGGACGACCCCTACGGCCTGACGGACCTGGAGCCCGGCGAGGCCTTTACAACCTGGATGGACGACTACAAGATCGCCTATTCCGGGGAGGAGCAGATCACCCTGTCCCTCTCCGGCGACGAGATGATGGCCAAGCTGCGGAAGATCTACACCATTTCCTCCGACTACACCGACCAGCAGGCCCGGCTCATCGCCGGGGTGCGGTACGGCGCGGAGGTTTCCGGCGGCTATGTGTTCGCCGAGGATGTGCCGGTGCGGGTGATCAGCCAGGTGGTGGACGGCCACTTTGCAGGCGTGTCCACAGGCACCTCCAGCCAGCGGGTGTATAACACCACCTATGCCGCCCACATCCTGGGCCGGGTGAGCCGCATCTTCGCCGAGGACTGGAACGAAAAATACAAGGACAACAGCGACTACTCCATGGACGACCTGGTGGGAAAGGGCGGCGTGGAGGAGGCCTTTGAGCAATATCTCCACGGCGTAAACGGCGTGAAGCTGGTGACCACCGACAAAAACGGCAAGGTTACCGGCGAGCTTTACGCCAAGGAGCCCCAGCCCGGCAACACCGTGGCCCTGACCATTGACATCGACCTGCAAAAGGTGGCCGAGGACTCCCTGGCCGCCACCATCCAGTCCATGACCGGCAGAGACGGCGTGGCCCGGGGCGGCGCGGCGGCGGTCATCGGCGTGGGCACCGGGGATGTGCTGGCCCTGGCCAGCTACCCCACCTACGACCTGAACCGGTGGGACGAGATGTACGACAGCTGGAGCAAGGACCCGGCCCTGCCCATGTTCAACCGGGCCACCGACGGCACCTATGCCCCCGGCTCCACCTTTAAGCTCTGCACCTCCGTGGCGGGGCTGGAATCCGGGGTGATCACCCCCTCCACCACCATTGTGGACCGGGGCATCTACACCTACTACGAGTTCCCCCAGCCCAAGTGCTGGATCTATAACGCCACCGGCGGCACCCACGGGGCGGTGAATGTGTCCCAGGCTATCACCGTGTCCTGCAACTACTTCTTCTACGAGGTGGGGCGGCTCACGGGCATTCGGCGGCTGGACGACTACGCCAGCCAGTTCGGCCTGGGCCGCAGCACGGGCATTGAGATCGGCGACTCCAAGGGGGTGCTGGCCAGTCCCGAGTACGCCGAGGAGATCGGCGAGACCTGGACCGACGGCCAGACCATTACCGCCGCCATCGGCCAGTCCTATAACCTCTTCACCCCCCTGCAGCTGGCAAACTATGTGGCCACTCTGGTCAGCGGCGGCGACCATTACGACGCCCACCTGCTGAAAAGCGCCAAGGCCTACGACAATTCCTCCGTGGTCTACGCCTACAACAAGGGCCCCAGCAACCATGTGGACATGGCGGACAGCACCCTGGAGGCGGTAAAGTCCGGCGCACGGGGTCTGGCCACCGGGAGCCTCAGCTATGTCTTTAACAGCTGCATCGTACCCGTGGGCTGTAAAACCGGTACGGCGGAGACCGGCGGCGAGCTCTCCAACGGCTGCTTCGTGGCCTTTGCCCCCTACGACGATCCCCAGATCGCCGTGTGCGTGGTCATTGAGCAGGGCGGCGGCGGCTCCAACCTGGCCCCCATCGCCCGGGACATCATCAACGCCTATTTCTCCAGCGCCTCCGCGGACACCACGATTTCCGGGGAGAACACCCTGATCCAGTGA
- a CDS encoding U32 family peptidase: MELLSPAGSPEALLAAVQNGADAVYMGLGSFNARRSARNFTDETFPQAVDYCHRHGVKVYLTLNTLLTDRELPEAAETLRKASAWGVDAVLVQDWGLWLLARQVAPDQPLHASTQMSLHTLAGARLAAELGMERVVLARELSAHDTEVICRRCGAEVEVFGHGALCMCYSGQCAMSAMIGGRSGNRGTCAQPCRLPYALGEKRGYLLSLKDNNLSPYLRQMEEMGVACLKIEGRMKRPEYVGAVTGIYRRLLDEKRPPSPAESAQLEQAFSRSGFTDGYWTGHRGAAMFGMRPENARWPEDWFAQVRKTYENGAENRPVAVDFTCRIAAGARALLTAALPDGRQVTVDGPVPEAARSRSLTEEELRARLQKTGGTEFVCRRIDISLEEGLMLSAGSINALRREALSRLRALLTEKPPRRVLDTPAPPPAPAACTGAPKLTASVTYAHQLTPELAKAVDYLYLPLALLDAIDLEEYAGYTRLCAVLPRVFRTEDEAAFRKVLQSHPRLSAVAVSNLGHLPIVAGLGLEIRGDMGLNVFNSLSLLFLGQLGVTAATVSPELRHQQVRDLSKYLPCEAVVYGRLPLMITENCPLRCSGQCSHGNGGTLTDRTGAAFPLLCAHGCRSEIQNSKALYLADKPQWKKCGLTWARLRFTTETAEEALDILRRYQGEDFPAPADFTRGLFYRGVE, translated from the coding sequence ATGGAGCTTCTCTCCCCTGCCGGGTCTCCGGAGGCCCTGCTGGCCGCCGTGCAAAACGGGGCCGATGCCGTATACATGGGCCTGGGCAGCTTCAACGCCCGCCGCAGCGCCCGAAATTTTACCGATGAAACCTTTCCCCAGGCCGTGGACTACTGCCACCGGCATGGGGTGAAGGTCTACCTGACCCTCAACACCCTCCTCACCGACCGGGAGCTGCCCGAGGCGGCGGAGACCCTCCGCAAGGCCAGCGCCTGGGGTGTGGACGCGGTGCTGGTGCAGGACTGGGGCCTGTGGCTTTTGGCCCGGCAGGTGGCCCCGGATCAGCCCCTCCACGCCAGCACCCAGATGAGCCTGCACACCCTGGCCGGAGCCCGTCTGGCGGCGGAGCTGGGCATGGAGCGGGTGGTGCTGGCCCGGGAGCTTTCCGCCCACGACACGGAAGTCATCTGCCGCCGCTGCGGAGCGGAGGTAGAGGTGTTCGGCCACGGAGCATTGTGTATGTGCTACTCCGGCCAGTGCGCCATGAGCGCCATGATCGGCGGCCGCAGCGGTAACCGGGGCACCTGCGCCCAGCCCTGCCGGCTGCCCTATGCCCTGGGCGAAAAGCGCGGATACCTGCTGAGCTTAAAGGACAACAATCTCTCCCCCTATCTCCGGCAAATGGAGGAAATGGGGGTGGCGTGCCTGAAAATCGAGGGACGCATGAAGCGGCCCGAGTATGTGGGGGCGGTGACGGGCATTTACCGCCGCCTGCTGGATGAAAAGCGTCCCCCCTCCCCGGCAGAGTCGGCGCAGCTGGAGCAGGCCTTTTCCCGCAGCGGCTTTACCGATGGATACTGGACCGGACACCGGGGCGCGGCCATGTTCGGTATGCGGCCCGAAAATGCCCGCTGGCCCGAGGACTGGTTTGCGCAGGTGCGCAAAACCTATGAAAACGGGGCGGAGAATCGGCCCGTGGCGGTGGACTTCACCTGCCGGATAGCGGCGGGAGCCCGGGCCCTCCTGACGGCGGCTCTCCCGGACGGGCGGCAGGTCACCGTAGACGGCCCCGTGCCGGAGGCGGCCCGAAGCCGCTCCCTGACGGAGGAGGAGCTGCGCGCCCGGCTGCAAAAAACCGGCGGCACGGAATTTGTGTGCCGCAGGATAGATATTTCCCTGGAGGAGGGGCTGATGCTCTCCGCCGGAAGCATCAACGCTCTGCGGCGGGAGGCCCTTTCCCGGCTCCGGGCGCTGCTGACGGAAAAGCCGCCCCGGCGCGTCCTTGACACCCCGGCGCCGCCCCCGGCTCCAGCGGCCTGCACAGGCGCGCCGAAGCTCACCGCCTCCGTCACCTATGCCCACCAGCTCACACCGGAGCTGGCCAAGGCCGTGGACTATCTATACCTGCCCCTTGCCCTATTGGATGCCATTGACCTGGAGGAATACGCCGGGTACACAAGGCTCTGCGCCGTGCTGCCCCGGGTTTTCCGCACGGAGGACGAGGCCGCTTTCCGAAAGGTCCTGCAGTCCCACCCCCGGCTCTCCGCCGTGGCGGTGAGCAACCTGGGCCACCTGCCCATTGTAGCCGGTCTGGGTCTGGAAATTCGGGGCGACATGGGCCTGAATGTGTTTAACAGTCTCTCCCTGCTTTTCCTGGGGCAGCTGGGTGTGACCGCCGCCACGGTGTCCCCGGAGCTGCGGCACCAGCAGGTGCGGGACCTTTCCAAGTACCTGCCCTGCGAGGCTGTGGTCTACGGGCGGCTGCCGCTGATGATCACAGAGAACTGCCCCCTGCGGTGCAGCGGTCAGTGCAGCCATGGAAACGGCGGCACCCTCACAGACCGGACCGGCGCAGCCTTTCCCCTTCTCTGCGCCCACGGCTGCCGCAGCGAGATTCAAAACAGCAAGGCCCTGTATCTGGCGGATAAGCCCCAGTGGAAAAAATGCGGCCTCACCTGGGCCCGGCTCCGCTTCACCACCGAGACGGCGGAGGAGGCTCTGGACATCCTGCGGCGGTATCAGGGGGAAGATTTCCCCGCCCCCGCAGACTTCACTCGCGGCCTGTTTTACAGGGGAGTCGAGTAA
- the mreC gene encoding rod shape-determining protein MreC, with protein sequence MKNFFNKMGIWILAAAVVIVLTLSILSATGTGLLDNIAGTIASPFRSAGAAIGNWVGSISDKFDDVDTLQKENEELKKRIAELEEANRQAQTDSQENERLRNLLNLRQQRRDFTFESAKVTQYENSNWASTLTLNRGTSSGVAVNNCVVDEYGALVGVVTEVGLNWCTVATVLDTQAQFGATVFRTGEAAVAMGDLSLMSSGKVKLNYLSGTNPPVGGDLVLTSGLGGYFPSGLVIGSVEDVRTDDSGLTQYAVVQPNVRPESLVQVFVITAFDIVD encoded by the coding sequence ATGAAGAATTTTTTTAACAAAATGGGAATATGGATCCTGGCGGCGGCGGTGGTCATTGTGCTGACGCTGTCCATCCTCTCCGCCACCGGGACGGGACTGCTGGATAACATTGCCGGGACCATCGCCTCCCCCTTCCGCTCCGCCGGGGCCGCCATCGGCAACTGGGTGGGGTCTATCAGCGATAAATTCGACGATGTGGACACCCTGCAAAAGGAGAACGAGGAGCTGAAAAAGCGCATTGCGGAGCTGGAGGAGGCCAACCGCCAGGCCCAGACGGACAGCCAGGAAAACGAGCGCCTGCGCAACCTCCTGAATCTGCGCCAGCAGCGCAGGGACTTCACCTTTGAAAGCGCCAAGGTGACCCAGTACGAAAACTCCAACTGGGCCTCCACCCTGACCCTGAACCGGGGCACAAGCAGCGGCGTAGCCGTGAACAACTGCGTGGTGGATGAGTACGGCGCCCTGGTGGGCGTGGTGACGGAGGTGGGGCTCAACTGGTGTACCGTGGCAACGGTTTTGGACACCCAGGCCCAGTTCGGCGCCACGGTGTTCCGCACCGGGGAGGCCGCCGTGGCTATGGGCGACCTGTCCTTAATGAGCAGCGGCAAGGTGAAGCTCAACTATCTCTCCGGCACCAATCCCCCGGTGGGCGGCGACCTGGTGCTTACCTCGGGCCTGGGCGGCTACTTCCCCTCGGGCCTGGTCATCGGCTCGGTGGAGGATGTACGCACGGACGACTCGGGCCTGACCCAGTACGCCGTGGTGCAGCCCAATGTCCGGCCGGAGAGCCTGGTGCAGGTGTTCGTCATCACCGCCTTTGACATTGTGGACTGA
- the dut gene encoding dUTP diphosphatase, with product MELKIKAVHPKMGKDFPLPKFATPGSAAMDLLACIDSPVTLAPGARQTVPTGIAIALPSADYVALVFARSGLGIKQGVCLSNGVGVIDSDYRGEIAVGLVNLSDVSYTVQPGDRIAQLMVTPVVQPRVHLVPELDETERGVGGFGSTGR from the coding sequence ATGGAACTGAAAATCAAAGCGGTACATCCCAAGATGGGCAAGGACTTTCCCCTACCCAAGTTTGCCACCCCCGGCTCGGCGGCCATGGATTTGCTGGCCTGCATCGACAGCCCTGTGACCCTGGCCCCCGGAGCGCGGCAGACGGTGCCCACGGGCATCGCCATCGCCCTGCCCTCTGCCGACTATGTGGCCCTGGTGTTCGCCCGGAGCGGGCTGGGCATCAAGCAGGGCGTGTGCCTTTCCAACGGCGTGGGCGTCATCGACAGCGACTATCGGGGCGAGATCGCCGTGGGGCTTGTGAACCTCTCCGATGTGTCCTACACGGTGCAGCCCGGTGACAGAATTGCGCAGCTTATGGTGACACCGGTGGTGCAGCCCCGGGTACATTTGGTGCCGGAGCTGGACGAAACGGAGCGGGGCGTCGGGGGCTTCGGCTCCACCGGGAGGTAA
- a CDS encoding Maf family protein, giving the protein MERIVLASGSPRRQELLGRMGITDFDIRVPEVEERYPENLSPEEIVQFISREKSDAAALLCREDELIITADTMVFLREKRLGKPRDEAEALEMLTMLSGERHTVCTGVTVRRGTKISTRAQKTDVYFRPATEKELRAYIRTGEPMDKAGAYGVQGKGALLVERIDGDFFNVMGLPVGMLADMLRDFGIELLE; this is encoded by the coding sequence ATGGAGAGGATCGTTTTGGCCTCCGGGTCACCCCGGCGGCAGGAGCTGCTGGGCCGCATGGGCATCACGGATTTTGACATCCGGGTGCCGGAGGTGGAGGAGCGCTATCCGGAAAACCTGTCCCCGGAGGAGATCGTGCAGTTCATCTCCCGGGAGAAGTCCGACGCGGCGGCCCTGCTGTGCAGGGAGGATGAGCTTATCATCACCGCCGACACCATGGTTTTTTTAAGGGAAAAGCGCCTGGGAAAGCCCCGGGATGAGGCCGAGGCCCTGGAGATGCTCACCATGCTCTCCGGGGAGCGGCACACGGTATGTACCGGCGTGACCGTGCGCCGGGGGACGAAAATCTCCACCCGGGCCCAAAAAACGGATGTGTATTTCCGTCCGGCCACGGAAAAGGAGCTGCGGGCCTACATTCGCACCGGAGAGCCCATGGACAAGGCCGGGGCCTATGGCGTCCAGGGCAAGGGCGCGCTGCTGGTGGAGCGCATCGACGGAGACTTTTTCAATGTGATGGGTCTGCCGGTGGGCATGCTGGCGGATATGCTCAGGGACTTCGGGATCGAGCTTTTGGAGTAA